A stretch of Tigriopus californicus strain San Diego chromosome 11, Tcal_SD_v2.1, whole genome shotgun sequence DNA encodes these proteins:
- the LOC131889790 gene encoding fasciclin-3-like isoform X3, with amino-acid sequence MANRSLVVAILMALTVSGVFAEAFELTPNLFLVTAKEGEEVELVCKSPSPAKRCLFMNPIGEPYSVYAGARYESGRITDLTVDELTCAIEIKGLRNVDNGQWVCTVSAIDPDSGDSITGNGYINVTVAIPPEEVLLRMDGNEVQGNSLTFRLSETEEPAEIECVALQTRPKPSFKWFIDSNPINAEFVDTQEEGGDGKVNYIQTFKYFPNAEHNGQSLRCEVDHMAYSEAQLENEENIVETQLDLFYKPRDQVKEQVFYGLKEGEPHTVTINVQANPQPTEGTWFMYDSEDNGVVFGAQSLDQKYTAEFIAASESNPGEYEAKLHIETLTPEMAGKSNKLVVQNTEGTTEYHFKLELGEKPPADSSVLKTDHETGEPMGSGPVVGIIVVVIILLLIVVILIVARSKGILCFAPKSGEPLQDEKDGAAFDNVEKGEPLNPKPAALAANDNKAAAESPDAKASDQPKAPVATTEAEDKKSNGAQTPV; translated from the exons GCGTTTTCGCAGAGGCCTTCGAACTCACCCCCAACCTATTCCTAGTCACAGCcaaagaaggcgaagaagTGGAATTGGTGTGCAAATCGCCATCTCCAGCCAAAAGATGCCTTTTCATGAATCCAATCGGAGAACCCTACTCCGTATATGCTGGAGCCAG ATACGAAAGTGGACGAATTACGGATCTCACCGTAGACGAGCTCACTTGTGCTATCGAGATCAAGGGCTTGAGGAATGTCGATAATGGTCAATGGGTGTGTACCGTGTCTGCCATCGACCCCGACTCCGGCGACTCAATTACTGGCAATGGCTACATCAATGTTACCGTAGCCATTCCACCTGAGGAAGTCTTGCTTCGCATGGATGGAAACGAAGTGCAAGGGAATTCACTCACTTTCCGATTAAGTGAAACCGAGGAGCCCGCCGAGATCGAATGTGTTGCTCTCCAGACTCGTCCCAAACCATCGTTCAAATGGTTCATCGACTCCAACCCAATCAAT GCCGAATTTGTGGATACTCAAGAAGAGGGCGGTGATGGCAAAGTGAACTACATCCAGACCTTCAAATACTTCCCCAATGCCGAGCACAATGGCCAAAGTCTCCGATGTGAGGTCGATCACATGGCCTACAGCGAGGCTCAActcgaaaatgaagaaaacatcGTGGAGACCCAATTGGACTTGTTCTACAAGCCCAGGGATCAAGTGAAAGAGCAAGTGTTCTATGGTCTGAAAGAGGGCGAGCCTCACACAGTCACCATTAATGTGCAAGCTAATCCCCAACCCACCGAGGGAACCTGGTTCATGTACGATTCCGAGGATAATGGCGTGGTCTTTGGAGCCCAAAGTTTGGACCAAAAGTACACCGCGGAGTTCATCGCCGCCAGT GAATCTAATCCTGGCGAATATGAAGCCAAGTTGCACATTGAAACTTTGACGCCTGAGATGGCCGGCAAGAGCAACAAGTTGGTCGTCCAGAACACTGAAGGCACTACCGAATACCATTTCAAGCTCGAGTTGGGAGAGAAGCCACCAGCGG ATTCCTCGGTTTTGAAGACAGACCACGAAACCGGGG AGCCCATGGGATCTGGCCCCGTGGTTGGCATTATTGTTGTGGTGATCATCCTGCTCCTGATCGTGGTGATCTTGATCGTGGCCCGATCCAAAGGCATTCTTTGCTTTGCTC CCAAGTCGGGTGAGCCATTACAAGACGAGAAAGATGGAGCTGCGTTCGACAATGTCGAAAAGGGCGAGCCGTTAAATCCCAAACCAGCCGCCCTTGCGGCCAATGACAACAAAGCTGCCGCAGAAAGTCCAGATGCGAAAGCCTCGGATCAGCCCAAGGCACCCGTGGCCACCACGGAAGCCGAAGATAAGAAGTCCAATGGAGCGCAAACGCCAGTGTAA
- the LOC131889811 gene encoding translocon-associated protein subunit gamma-like produces the protein MAVGKKGNFSKEDELMLQDFSKNVSAKSSVLFYGNAFIVSAIPVWLFWRIHAMDMTSSSILFGALTLVSTWLVAFAYRNTKHLLKHKVAAKRESAIAKEMNKKLADDKKISKKEKDERILWKKNEVAEYEATTFSIFYNNALFLAVLVFCSFYLLRGLTPHFNYVASMGAASGLIALLSTASSL, from the exons ATGGCCGTGGGCAAGAAAGGCAACTTCTCCAAGGAGGACGAGCTCATGCTGCAAGATTTCTCCAAGAACGTATCGGCCAAATCGTCGGTCTTGTTCTACGGTAATGCCTTCATCGTGTCCGCCATTCCAGTGTGGTTGTTCTGGCGCATTCACGCCATGGACATGACTAGCTCGTCCATCCTGTTCGGAGCCCTGACCTTGGTCTCCACGTGGTTGGTGGCCTTTGCCTACCGCAATACCAAACATCTTCTCAAGCATAAAGTGGCTGCCAAACGCGAGTCCGCCATCGCCAAG gaaatgaacaagaagTTGGCCGATGATAAAAAGATTagcaagaaggaaaaagacgAGCGGATCTTGTGGAAGAAGAACGAAGTGGCCGAATATGAGGCCACTACCTTCTCCATCTTCTATAACAACGCCCTCTTCTTGGCCGTCCTTGTGTTTTGCTCGTTCTATCTTCTCCGTGGCCTCACCCCGCATTTCAACTACGTGGCCTCCATGGGT
- the LOC131889790 gene encoding cell adhesion molecule 1-like isoform X2, producing the protein MANRSLVVAILMALTVSGVFAEAFELTPNLFLVTAKEGEEVELVCKSPSPAKRCLFMNPIGEPYSVYAGARYESGRITDLTVDELTCAIEIKGLRNVDNGQWVCTVSAIDPDSGDSITGNGYINVTVAIPPEEVLLRMDGNEVQGNSLTFRLSETEEPAEIECVALQTRPKPSFKWFIDSNPINAEFVDTQEEGGDGKVNYIQTFKYFPNAEHNGQSLRCEVDHMAYSEAQLENEENIVETQLDLFYKPRDQVKEQVFYGLKEGEPHTVTINVQANPQPTEGTWFMYDSEDNGVVFGAQSLDQKYTAEFIAASESNPGEYEAKLHIETLTPEMAGKSNKLVVQNTEGTTEYHFKLELGEKPPAEPMGSGPVVGIIVVVIILLLIVVILIVARSKGILCFARMNSKTDVETGAQDDVNEQSPRTESTDQPDNADEDETEPKTTKLSFGARLTSLFSSVQKTIAKKTKKEQTTESQAQLQESDEKKDGEKEDEDPDNKEIIYSDLDQSALSKNGSRPPSSVSITNDRTEYAEIKRS; encoded by the exons GCGTTTTCGCAGAGGCCTTCGAACTCACCCCCAACCTATTCCTAGTCACAGCcaaagaaggcgaagaagTGGAATTGGTGTGCAAATCGCCATCTCCAGCCAAAAGATGCCTTTTCATGAATCCAATCGGAGAACCCTACTCCGTATATGCTGGAGCCAG ATACGAAAGTGGACGAATTACGGATCTCACCGTAGACGAGCTCACTTGTGCTATCGAGATCAAGGGCTTGAGGAATGTCGATAATGGTCAATGGGTGTGTACCGTGTCTGCCATCGACCCCGACTCCGGCGACTCAATTACTGGCAATGGCTACATCAATGTTACCGTAGCCATTCCACCTGAGGAAGTCTTGCTTCGCATGGATGGAAACGAAGTGCAAGGGAATTCACTCACTTTCCGATTAAGTGAAACCGAGGAGCCCGCCGAGATCGAATGTGTTGCTCTCCAGACTCGTCCCAAACCATCGTTCAAATGGTTCATCGACTCCAACCCAATCAAT GCCGAATTTGTGGATACTCAAGAAGAGGGCGGTGATGGCAAAGTGAACTACATCCAGACCTTCAAATACTTCCCCAATGCCGAGCACAATGGCCAAAGTCTCCGATGTGAGGTCGATCACATGGCCTACAGCGAGGCTCAActcgaaaatgaagaaaacatcGTGGAGACCCAATTGGACTTGTTCTACAAGCCCAGGGATCAAGTGAAAGAGCAAGTGTTCTATGGTCTGAAAGAGGGCGAGCCTCACACAGTCACCATTAATGTGCAAGCTAATCCCCAACCCACCGAGGGAACCTGGTTCATGTACGATTCCGAGGATAATGGCGTGGTCTTTGGAGCCCAAAGTTTGGACCAAAAGTACACCGCGGAGTTCATCGCCGCCAGT GAATCTAATCCTGGCGAATATGAAGCCAAGTTGCACATTGAAACTTTGACGCCTGAGATGGCCGGCAAGAGCAACAAGTTGGTCGTCCAGAACACTGAAGGCACTACCGAATACCATTTCAAGCTCGAGTTGGGAGAGAAGCCACCAGCGG AGCCCATGGGATCTGGCCCCGTGGTTGGCATTATTGTTGTGGTGATCATCCTGCTCCTGATCGTGGTGATCTTGATCGTGGCCCGATCCAAAGGCATTCTTTGCTTTGCTC GTATGAATTCAAAGACGGATGTAGAAACCGGAGCACAAGATGATGTAAACGAACAATCTCCCCGAACCGAATCTACTGATCAACCCGACAATGCCGACGAAGACGAAACCGAGCCCAAAACCACCAAGTTATCGTTTGGAGCGAGACTGACTTCTTTATTTAGCTCTGTTCAAAAGACGATCgccaagaaaacgaagaaagagCAAACCACCGAATCCCAAGCCCAA CTCCAGGAAAGTGACGAAAAGAAAGATGGGgagaaagaagatgaagaccCGGACAACAAGGAAATCATCTACTCTGATTTGGATCAGTCTGCTCTCTCCAAGAATGGAAGTCGCCCACCTAGCAGTGTGAGCATCACCAATGACAGAACCGAGTATGCCGAGATTAAGCGGAGCTAA
- the LOC131889790 gene encoding fasciclin-3-like isoform X4: MANRSLVVAILMALTVSGVFAEAFELTPNLFLVTAKEGEEVELVCKSPSPAKRCLFMNPIGEPYSVYAGARYESGRITDLTVDELTCAIEIKGLRNVDNGQWVCTVSAIDPDSGDSITGNGYINVTVAIPPEEVLLRMDGNEVQGNSLTFRLSETEEPAEIECVALQTRPKPSFKWFIDSNPINAEFVDTQEEGGDGKVNYIQTFKYFPNAEHNGQSLRCEVDHMAYSEAQLENEENIVETQLDLFYKPRDQVKEQVFYGLKEGEPHTVTINVQANPQPTEGTWFMYDSEDNGVVFGAQSLDQKYTAEFIAASESNPGEYEAKLHIETLTPEMAGKSNKLVVQNTEGTTEYHFKLELGEKPPAEPMGSGPVVGIIVVVIILLLIVVILIVARSKGILCFAPKSGEPLQDEKDGAAFDNVEKGEPLNPKPAALAANDNKAAAESPDAKASDQPKAPVATTEAEDKKSNGAQTPV; this comes from the exons GCGTTTTCGCAGAGGCCTTCGAACTCACCCCCAACCTATTCCTAGTCACAGCcaaagaaggcgaagaagTGGAATTGGTGTGCAAATCGCCATCTCCAGCCAAAAGATGCCTTTTCATGAATCCAATCGGAGAACCCTACTCCGTATATGCTGGAGCCAG ATACGAAAGTGGACGAATTACGGATCTCACCGTAGACGAGCTCACTTGTGCTATCGAGATCAAGGGCTTGAGGAATGTCGATAATGGTCAATGGGTGTGTACCGTGTCTGCCATCGACCCCGACTCCGGCGACTCAATTACTGGCAATGGCTACATCAATGTTACCGTAGCCATTCCACCTGAGGAAGTCTTGCTTCGCATGGATGGAAACGAAGTGCAAGGGAATTCACTCACTTTCCGATTAAGTGAAACCGAGGAGCCCGCCGAGATCGAATGTGTTGCTCTCCAGACTCGTCCCAAACCATCGTTCAAATGGTTCATCGACTCCAACCCAATCAAT GCCGAATTTGTGGATACTCAAGAAGAGGGCGGTGATGGCAAAGTGAACTACATCCAGACCTTCAAATACTTCCCCAATGCCGAGCACAATGGCCAAAGTCTCCGATGTGAGGTCGATCACATGGCCTACAGCGAGGCTCAActcgaaaatgaagaaaacatcGTGGAGACCCAATTGGACTTGTTCTACAAGCCCAGGGATCAAGTGAAAGAGCAAGTGTTCTATGGTCTGAAAGAGGGCGAGCCTCACACAGTCACCATTAATGTGCAAGCTAATCCCCAACCCACCGAGGGAACCTGGTTCATGTACGATTCCGAGGATAATGGCGTGGTCTTTGGAGCCCAAAGTTTGGACCAAAAGTACACCGCGGAGTTCATCGCCGCCAGT GAATCTAATCCTGGCGAATATGAAGCCAAGTTGCACATTGAAACTTTGACGCCTGAGATGGCCGGCAAGAGCAACAAGTTGGTCGTCCAGAACACTGAAGGCACTACCGAATACCATTTCAAGCTCGAGTTGGGAGAGAAGCCACCAGCGG AGCCCATGGGATCTGGCCCCGTGGTTGGCATTATTGTTGTGGTGATCATCCTGCTCCTGATCGTGGTGATCTTGATCGTGGCCCGATCCAAAGGCATTCTTTGCTTTGCTC CCAAGTCGGGTGAGCCATTACAAGACGAGAAAGATGGAGCTGCGTTCGACAATGTCGAAAAGGGCGAGCCGTTAAATCCCAAACCAGCCGCCCTTGCGGCCAATGACAACAAAGCTGCCGCAGAAAGTCCAGATGCGAAAGCCTCGGATCAGCCCAAGGCACCCGTGGCCACCACGGAAGCCGAAGATAAGAAGTCCAATGGAGCGCAAACGCCAGTGTAA
- the LOC131889790 gene encoding cell adhesion molecule 1-like isoform X1, with protein MANRSLVVAILMALTVSGVFAEAFELTPNLFLVTAKEGEEVELVCKSPSPAKRCLFMNPIGEPYSVYAGARYESGRITDLTVDELTCAIEIKGLRNVDNGQWVCTVSAIDPDSGDSITGNGYINVTVAIPPEEVLLRMDGNEVQGNSLTFRLSETEEPAEIECVALQTRPKPSFKWFIDSNPINAEFVDTQEEGGDGKVNYIQTFKYFPNAEHNGQSLRCEVDHMAYSEAQLENEENIVETQLDLFYKPRDQVKEQVFYGLKEGEPHTVTINVQANPQPTEGTWFMYDSEDNGVVFGAQSLDQKYTAEFIAASESNPGEYEAKLHIETLTPEMAGKSNKLVVQNTEGTTEYHFKLELGEKPPADSSVLKTDHETGEPMGSGPVVGIIVVVIILLLIVVILIVARSKGILCFARMNSKTDVETGAQDDVNEQSPRTESTDQPDNADEDETEPKTTKLSFGARLTSLFSSVQKTIAKKTKKEQTTESQAQLQESDEKKDGEKEDEDPDNKEIIYSDLDQSALSKNGSRPPSSVSITNDRTEYAEIKRS; from the exons GCGTTTTCGCAGAGGCCTTCGAACTCACCCCCAACCTATTCCTAGTCACAGCcaaagaaggcgaagaagTGGAATTGGTGTGCAAATCGCCATCTCCAGCCAAAAGATGCCTTTTCATGAATCCAATCGGAGAACCCTACTCCGTATATGCTGGAGCCAG ATACGAAAGTGGACGAATTACGGATCTCACCGTAGACGAGCTCACTTGTGCTATCGAGATCAAGGGCTTGAGGAATGTCGATAATGGTCAATGGGTGTGTACCGTGTCTGCCATCGACCCCGACTCCGGCGACTCAATTACTGGCAATGGCTACATCAATGTTACCGTAGCCATTCCACCTGAGGAAGTCTTGCTTCGCATGGATGGAAACGAAGTGCAAGGGAATTCACTCACTTTCCGATTAAGTGAAACCGAGGAGCCCGCCGAGATCGAATGTGTTGCTCTCCAGACTCGTCCCAAACCATCGTTCAAATGGTTCATCGACTCCAACCCAATCAAT GCCGAATTTGTGGATACTCAAGAAGAGGGCGGTGATGGCAAAGTGAACTACATCCAGACCTTCAAATACTTCCCCAATGCCGAGCACAATGGCCAAAGTCTCCGATGTGAGGTCGATCACATGGCCTACAGCGAGGCTCAActcgaaaatgaagaaaacatcGTGGAGACCCAATTGGACTTGTTCTACAAGCCCAGGGATCAAGTGAAAGAGCAAGTGTTCTATGGTCTGAAAGAGGGCGAGCCTCACACAGTCACCATTAATGTGCAAGCTAATCCCCAACCCACCGAGGGAACCTGGTTCATGTACGATTCCGAGGATAATGGCGTGGTCTTTGGAGCCCAAAGTTTGGACCAAAAGTACACCGCGGAGTTCATCGCCGCCAGT GAATCTAATCCTGGCGAATATGAAGCCAAGTTGCACATTGAAACTTTGACGCCTGAGATGGCCGGCAAGAGCAACAAGTTGGTCGTCCAGAACACTGAAGGCACTACCGAATACCATTTCAAGCTCGAGTTGGGAGAGAAGCCACCAGCGG ATTCCTCGGTTTTGAAGACAGACCACGAAACCGGGG AGCCCATGGGATCTGGCCCCGTGGTTGGCATTATTGTTGTGGTGATCATCCTGCTCCTGATCGTGGTGATCTTGATCGTGGCCCGATCCAAAGGCATTCTTTGCTTTGCTC GTATGAATTCAAAGACGGATGTAGAAACCGGAGCACAAGATGATGTAAACGAACAATCTCCCCGAACCGAATCTACTGATCAACCCGACAATGCCGACGAAGACGAAACCGAGCCCAAAACCACCAAGTTATCGTTTGGAGCGAGACTGACTTCTTTATTTAGCTCTGTTCAAAAGACGATCgccaagaaaacgaagaaagagCAAACCACCGAATCCCAAGCCCAA CTCCAGGAAAGTGACGAAAAGAAAGATGGGgagaaagaagatgaagaccCGGACAACAAGGAAATCATCTACTCTGATTTGGATCAGTCTGCTCTCTCCAAGAATGGAAGTCGCCCACCTAGCAGTGTGAGCATCACCAATGACAGAACCGAGTATGCCGAGATTAAGCGGAGCTAA